Proteins encoded in a region of the Nitrospira sp. genome:
- the moeB gene encoding molybdopterin-synthase adenylyltransferase MoeB translates to MELTEQQIERYSRHIILQDVGGKGQLKLNKAKVLLIGAGGLGSPAGLYLAAAGIGTIGLVDGDVVDLSNLQRQIMHSTATLGQPKVESGRKTLSAINPEITIKPYHQLVDAENILPLVSQYDIVLDGSDNFTTRFLVNDACFFAKKTLISASMFRFEGQLTTIKPHQGYPCYRCLYPEPPPAGLVPNCQEAGVLGVLAGTMGILQASEAIKEILGIGETIADKLLIYDALEMKFRKVGRPKDPACPLCGPNPKIKDLSLDYTVTCTI, encoded by the coding sequence ATGGAACTGACCGAACAACAAATCGAACGGTACAGCCGGCACATCATCCTTCAGGATGTCGGAGGAAAAGGCCAGCTAAAACTGAACAAGGCCAAGGTCCTGCTGATTGGCGCAGGTGGACTAGGCTCTCCGGCTGGGCTGTACCTCGCTGCCGCCGGTATTGGGACAATCGGCCTGGTCGATGGGGATGTCGTTGACCTCTCGAATTTGCAACGGCAGATCATGCACTCGACCGCGACGCTTGGGCAACCAAAGGTTGAGTCCGGCCGGAAGACCTTGTCGGCCATTAACCCTGAAATTACGATCAAGCCCTATCACCAGTTGGTCGATGCAGAAAATATCCTCCCCCTCGTCTCGCAATATGACATCGTGCTGGACGGATCAGACAACTTCACGACAAGATTTCTGGTGAACGACGCCTGTTTCTTTGCCAAGAAAACATTGATCTCCGCCAGCATGTTTCGGTTCGAGGGGCAACTGACGACGATCAAGCCACACCAAGGCTATCCTTGCTACCGATGTCTGTATCCTGAGCCTCCACCGGCCGGGTTGGTTCCTAATTGCCAGGAAGCCGGTGTGCTTGGCGTCTTAGCCGGCACAATGGGAATCCTCCAGGCGTCGGAAGCGATCAAAGAAATTCTCGGCATCGGCGAGACGATCGCCGATAAGTTGCTGATCTACGATGCGCTCGAGATGAAGTTCAGAAAAGTTGGTCGCCCGAAAGATCCGGCCTGTCCGCTGTGCGGACCAAATCCCAAGATCAAAGATCTGAGTCTGGACTATACCGTCACTTGCACAATTTAA
- a CDS encoding M67 family metallopeptidase, translated as MADLIISRQILDNIIVHAKELTPYECCGLLAGTNGVVSRLYRIKNIVAMEGAQNLSSFDSAKAAHLERLSPAERAEIAFVMDMQDFSTAKKDMRTQGLELQVVYHSHPHDPARPSVTDIKIATDYEEIWPKINLPLPAYLLVSLMNPEPDVKTYWIKSGRVTPADVLIR; from the coding sequence GTGGCCGACCTCATTATTTCCCGACAGATTCTCGACAACATCATCGTCCATGCCAAGGAACTCACTCCGTACGAATGTTGTGGGCTCCTGGCTGGAACCAATGGGGTGGTCAGCCGTCTCTATCGCATTAAGAACATTGTCGCGATGGAAGGCGCACAAAACCTGTCGTCATTCGATTCGGCCAAAGCTGCACATCTTGAACGGCTCTCCCCCGCTGAACGGGCAGAAATCGCCTTCGTGATGGACATGCAGGACTTCTCCACCGCGAAGAAAGACATGCGCACCCAAGGACTCGAACTCCAAGTCGTCTACCACTCGCACCCCCACGATCCAGCCCGTCCGTCGGTCACCGACATAAAAATTGCCACCGACTACGAGGAGATTTGGCCCAAGATCAACCTGCCCCTCCCCGCCTATCTCCTGGTCTCGCTCATGAATCCGGAACCGGACGTAAAGACCTATTGGATCAAATCCGGTCGCGTCACTCCCGCCGACGTGCTCATCCGCTAG
- the thiS gene encoding sulfur carrier protein ThiS, with protein MQVKINGKPEEIQSGTVLDLLKTKAIEPQMVAVEVNDKVLDRDHLATTHLNEGDHVEFLFYMGGGR; from the coding sequence GTGCAGGTCAAGATCAATGGAAAGCCTGAGGAGATCCAGAGCGGAACCGTCCTCGATTTGCTGAAGACAAAAGCCATCGAGCCGCAGATGGTCGCCGTCGAGGTCAACGACAAGGTGCTGGATCGGGACCATCTTGCCACGACCCATCTCAATGAAGGAGACCATGTGGAGTTCCTCTTCTATATGGGAGGGGGGCGGTGA
- a CDS encoding MoaD/ThiS family protein, translated as MIKVRIPTPLRPLTKGQGEVETKAGSVTEMIEVLNSTHPGIKDRLCDETGELRRFVNIYVNEEDIRFLKGKDTSLKDGDEVSIVPAIAGG; from the coding sequence ATGATTAAGGTTCGTATTCCGACTCCACTTCGCCCCCTGACCAAAGGCCAGGGCGAGGTCGAGACCAAAGCCGGCAGCGTAACGGAGATGATCGAGGTGTTGAATAGCACACATCCCGGCATCAAAGATCGTCTGTGCGATGAAACGGGAGAGCTCCGTCGCTTCGTGAACATTTATGTCAACGAAGAAGACATTCGTTTTCTTAAAGGGAAAGACACCTCCCTCAAAGATGGCGATGAGGTTTCCATCGTCCCGGCAATCGCGGGAGGATAG
- a CDS encoding NIL domain-containing protein encodes MSHLRFHIRFPEDKIREPIIYQIGREYNVVTDVRRADVRDTTGWADVELSGDTVEIERAVAGLRAKGCVVDPIELNVVE; translated from the coding sequence ATGTCACATCTGCGTTTCCATATTCGTTTTCCTGAAGACAAGATAAGAGAGCCGATTATTTATCAGATCGGGCGCGAGTATAACGTCGTGACAGATGTCAGACGAGCTGATGTTCGTGACACCACAGGCTGGGCGGATGTGGAGCTTTCCGGTGACACGGTGGAGATTGAACGAGCCGTCGCTGGGCTGCGAGCCAAAGGCTGTGTCGTCGATCCGATTGAATTGAACGTGGTCGAGTAG
- the thrC gene encoding threonine synthase, with protein MNKMKALVCRECGKEYPTKAIHVCEMCFGPLEVKYNYDEIKKTISRKKIEDGPRSMWRYLDLLPVEGTNFVGPHAGFTPLVRAKNLGAYLGLDELYIKNDTVNHPTLSFKDRVVAVALTRARELGFETVACASTGNLANSVAAHAASANLHCYVFIPGDLEAAKVLGNLIYKPHVVEIEGNYDDVNRLCSEIAGEHGWAFVNINIRPYYAEGSKTLAFETVEQLGWKTPDQVVIPMASGSLLTKIWKGLHEMKALGLIDNVRTKINGAQAEGCSPISTAFKAGRDFFKPVKPQTIAKSLAIGNPADGYYALKATAESHGSMDMVTDEEVVEGIQLLAQTEGIFAETAGGVTIGVLKKLVKQGVIKKDEVTVAYVTGNGLKTQEAVIDSVGRPVRIQPSLVDFEKTFKMGKNGGDA; from the coding sequence ATGAACAAAATGAAAGCGCTGGTCTGCCGCGAGTGCGGCAAGGAATACCCGACGAAGGCGATCCACGTCTGCGAAATGTGCTTCGGTCCCCTTGAGGTGAAGTACAACTACGACGAGATCAAGAAGACCATTTCCCGCAAGAAAATCGAAGACGGCCCGCGCAGCATGTGGCGTTACCTCGACCTGCTGCCGGTCGAAGGAACGAACTTCGTGGGGCCGCATGCCGGGTTCACCCCGCTCGTACGGGCGAAGAACCTTGGCGCGTATCTTGGGCTCGATGAGCTTTACATCAAGAACGACACGGTCAATCATCCGACTCTGTCGTTTAAGGACCGTGTCGTGGCCGTGGCCCTCACACGAGCGCGCGAGCTCGGCTTTGAAACAGTAGCCTGCGCGTCGACCGGCAACCTGGCGAACTCGGTCGCTGCCCATGCCGCATCCGCCAATCTGCACTGTTACGTGTTCATCCCCGGCGACCTTGAGGCCGCGAAGGTGCTCGGTAATTTGATTTATAAGCCGCACGTCGTCGAGATAGAAGGAAACTATGACGACGTCAACCGCCTCTGCAGCGAGATCGCGGGGGAACATGGCTGGGCATTCGTGAACATCAACATTCGTCCCTACTATGCCGAAGGCTCCAAGACCCTCGCCTTTGAGACGGTGGAACAACTGGGATGGAAAACACCGGATCAAGTCGTCATTCCAATGGCCTCCGGCTCACTCCTGACCAAGATTTGGAAAGGTCTGCATGAGATGAAGGCCTTGGGCCTCATCGACAACGTTCGCACAAAGATTAACGGCGCCCAAGCAGAAGGCTGCTCACCAATTTCTACCGCGTTCAAGGCGGGACGGGATTTCTTCAAGCCGGTGAAACCACAGACGATCGCTAAATCTCTTGCGATCGGGAATCCGGCCGATGGCTACTATGCACTCAAAGCCACCGCCGAGAGTCATGGGTCCATGGACATGGTGACGGATGAGGAAGTCGTGGAAGGCATTCAGCTGCTGGCCCAAACCGAAGGCATCTTCGCGGAAACAGCCGGAGGTGTCACGATTGGTGTACTCAAGAAGCTCGTCAAGCAAGGCGTGATCAAAAAAGATGAGGTGACGGTGGCCTATGTCACCGGCAATGGATTGAAGACACAGGAAGCGGTGATCGATTCCGTCGGTCGCCCAGTACGCATTCAGCCTAGCCTGGTGGACTTCGAAAAGACGTTTAAAATGGGAAAGAATGGTGGTGACGCATGA
- a CDS encoding DUF2283 domain-containing protein — MKISYFQDTDTLYIEFRAGDIAESKDLDENTILDVDTKGNVCAITFEHASQRTDVSHVLVEGIAA; from the coding sequence ATGAAAATCAGTTATTTTCAAGATACCGACACATTGTATATTGAATTCCGCGCCGGTGACATCGCCGAATCTAAAGATCTGGACGAAAATACCATTCTTGATGTGGATACGAAAGGCAATGTCTGCGCAATTACTTTTGAGCATGCAAGCCAGCGCACGGACGTCAGTCATGTATTAGTCGAAGGCATTGCGGCATAG
- the cysK gene encoding cysteine synthase A, producing MSTARHNDITELIGKTPLVRLNRLSKPGSATIYGKVEFFNPGGSVKDRICLNMINEAERQGKLKPGGTIIEPTSGNTGIGLALVAAVRGYKLVLVMPESMSMERASLLSSYGAQLVLTPAWEGMKGSIKEAESILAQNPSYFMPDQFSNTANPATHRMTTGPEIWDALEGKIDAFVAAVGTGGTITGCGEVFKEKNPQIKVIAVEPATSPVLSGGDPGPHKIQGIGAGFIPKVLNQKILDRVITVTDDEAYQTAKQLSKKEGLLVGISAGANVFAAQRIADELGPGKNVVTILCDTGERYISIEKYFNI from the coding sequence GTGAGTACGGCGCGGCACAACGATATCACCGAGCTGATCGGCAAGACTCCGCTTGTTCGGTTGAACCGGCTTTCAAAACCAGGCTCGGCAACCATTTACGGGAAAGTCGAGTTTTTCAACCCCGGCGGCAGCGTCAAGGATCGGATCTGCCTCAATATGATCAACGAGGCTGAACGCCAGGGCAAGCTCAAGCCTGGAGGAACCATCATCGAGCCGACCAGCGGTAACACGGGTATCGGACTGGCCTTGGTCGCGGCAGTGCGCGGATACAAGCTGGTCCTCGTCATGCCGGAAAGCATGAGTATGGAACGGGCCAGCCTGCTGTCCTCATATGGAGCACAGCTCGTGTTGACGCCAGCCTGGGAGGGCATGAAAGGCTCCATTAAGGAGGCGGAAAGTATCTTGGCCCAAAATCCGTCGTATTTTATGCCGGATCAATTCTCGAATACTGCTAACCCCGCCACGCACCGGATGACGACGGGACCGGAGATCTGGGATGCCCTCGAAGGGAAGATCGATGCCTTTGTGGCCGCCGTCGGAACCGGTGGGACCATCACGGGATGCGGTGAAGTCTTCAAGGAAAAGAACCCGCAGATCAAGGTGATCGCCGTCGAACCGGCGACCTCACCAGTCTTGTCCGGCGGCGATCCAGGACCGCATAAGATTCAAGGGATCGGTGCTGGCTTTATTCCCAAGGTTCTCAATCAAAAAATTCTCGACCGCGTGATCACCGTGACGGACGACGAGGCCTATCAGACCGCGAAACAGCTCTCGAAGAAGGAAGGCCTGCTGGTGGGAATCTCCGCCGGCGCCAATGTGTTCGCTGCCCAAAGGATCGCCGATGAACTGGGACCCGGCAAGAATGTCGTCACGATCCTGTGCGACACAGGCGAGCGCTACATCAGCATTGAGAAGTATTTCAATATCTGA
- the moeB gene encoding molybdopterin-synthase adenylyltransferase MoeB encodes MDFTEEQINRYSRHILLPEVGGKGQKKIAKSRILLVGAGGLGSPAALYLSAAGVGTIGLIDSDVVDLTNLQRQILHHTPDVGRPKVLSGKEKIQALNPDVSVSMYEERLTAGNALKIFGDYDVVIDGVDNFTAKFLINDACFFAGKPLVHGGILRFDGRVTTIIPKKSACYRCVFKAPPPAGFVASCQEAGVIGVLAGIVGTIQATEALKLVLGIGRPLTDRLLDFDARKTQFREIKVRRNPNCALCGDHPTITELFDDGDPYAGCAMRPSA; translated from the coding sequence ATGGATTTTACTGAAGAACAGATCAACCGGTACAGCCGACATATCCTGTTGCCTGAGGTCGGCGGCAAGGGGCAGAAGAAAATCGCCAAGTCCAGGATCCTGCTCGTCGGTGCCGGTGGTCTCGGCTCCCCTGCCGCACTATATTTGTCTGCAGCAGGAGTCGGCACCATTGGGTTGATCGACAGTGATGTGGTGGATCTGACTAACCTCCAACGTCAAATTCTTCACCATACTCCCGACGTGGGTCGCCCCAAGGTCCTTTCGGGCAAGGAAAAGATCCAGGCGTTGAACCCCGACGTCTCCGTGTCGATGTACGAAGAACGGCTCACGGCCGGAAACGCGCTCAAGATCTTCGGCGATTACGATGTCGTGATCGACGGAGTCGATAATTTCACGGCGAAGTTTCTGATCAACGACGCCTGTTTCTTCGCGGGGAAACCGCTGGTCCATGGCGGCATTCTGCGATTCGACGGACGTGTCACGACCATCATCCCGAAGAAATCGGCTTGCTATCGTTGTGTGTTCAAGGCGCCTCCGCCGGCTGGTTTCGTTGCTTCTTGCCAGGAGGCCGGAGTTATCGGGGTCCTGGCGGGGATTGTCGGAACGATTCAGGCGACGGAGGCATTAAAGCTTGTCCTCGGGATCGGGCGGCCGCTGACGGACCGTCTGCTCGACTTCGATGCGCGCAAAACTCAATTCCGAGAAATCAAGGTCCGCCGGAACCCGAATTGTGCGCTCTGCGGGGACCATCCGACGATTACCGAGCTGTTCGACGATGGGGACCCCTATGCCGGATGCGCCATGCGTCCATCAGCATAG